The Borrelia hispanica CRI genome has a window encoding:
- a CDS encoding flagellar filament outer layer protein FlaA produces MDKMKKIVFVLFFIIFLVPVFGQEASRTSSGDGSSDGEPGELVLDFAELAKDPSSTELDLSDYIDRVYSGASSIMKPEDMVLNLGINNWSVLLTPSARMQAYVKNSIVVPAVVKSDSKKYAGETILGVRVLFPSYIQSSAMVLPPFKIPFYAGADGNQFVGRGLIDNVRIIKEVKVTVYSLGHDVDLEVLFEDMSGMEYVYPLGSLKFKGWADLVWANPTYLPGISSRTVDNSVPNYPLPSSKMRFKAFRVSKFHSSREQNLIFYIKDLRVIYDKLSVSLDSDVDNESIFKIYETRGVESLRKLKSQEALKKVLKVRESISMPDESFQNLFEKGEKSINDKSGVRTEK; encoded by the coding sequence ATGGATAAAATGAAGAAAATTGTTTTTGTTTTATTTTTTATTATTTTCTTGGTTCCTGTTTTTGGGCAAGAAGCATCTCGAACATCGTCAGGTGATGGTTCTTCTGATGGTGAACCTGGTGAATTGGTTCTTGATTTTGCAGAACTTGCAAAAGATCCAAGTTCTACTGAACTTGATCTTTCAGATTATATTGATCGTGTATATTCTGGAGCTTCAAGCATTATGAAGCCAGAAGATATGGTATTAAATCTTGGAATAAATAATTGGAGTGTCCTTTTAACACCTTCAGCTAGAATGCAAGCATATGTAAAAAATTCTATTGTTGTGCCGGCTGTTGTTAAGAGTGATTCTAAAAAATATGCAGGAGAGACAATTTTGGGAGTTAGAGTGTTATTTCCAAGTTATATTCAGTCTTCTGCAATGGTATTGCCCCCATTTAAAATTCCGTTTTATGCTGGAGCAGATGGTAATCAATTTGTAGGCAGAGGTCTTATTGATAATGTTAGAATTATAAAAGAAGTCAAGGTTACAGTTTACAGTTTGGGACATGATGTTGATCTTGAAGTTTTATTTGAAGATATGAGTGGTATGGAATATGTTTATCCTTTAGGTTCGTTAAAATTTAAGGGTTGGGCAGATTTAGTGTGGGCAAATCCTACTTACCTTCCGGGGATAAGTTCTCGAACAGTTGATAATAGTGTTCCCAATTATCCTCTTCCTTCAAGCAAAATGAGGTTTAAGGCATTTAGGGTTTCAAAATTTCATAGTTCAAGAGAACAAAATCTGATTTTTTATATCAAAGATTTAAGGGTTATTTATGATAAATTAAGTGTTTCTTTAGATTCTGATGTTGATAATGAATCTATATTTAAAATTTATGAGACACGTGGAGTTGAGTCACTTAGAAAATTGAAGTCCCAGGAAGCTCTGAAGAAAGTTTTAAAGGTTAGAGAGAGTATATCAATGCCAGATGAATCTTTTCAAAATTTATTTGAAAAAGGTGAAAAAAGTATTAATGATAAATCTGGGGTACGTACTGAGAAATGA
- a CDS encoding flagellar filament outsheath protein gives MRNSGFNMFMKNICVYYDFLGRNCSKYLLEIFIILLLLSFLFSSYMIFFNYDNLFFRKVFYFYSEHELISDLRYLKEKKTLKENLDLLVKDFLLGNSKGFYLQFGTRNVKLLYSFMSNDVYFINLSKEFYDSFENGGYKDSEELRVSLFVKSLKETINFNYPRDVKEIFIFIEGYILNV, from the coding sequence ATGAGAAATAGTGGTTTTAATATGTTTATGAAAAATATTTGTGTTTATTATGATTTTCTTGGTCGTAATTGCTCGAAATATTTACTTGAGATATTTATTATTCTTTTATTATTAAGTTTTTTGTTTTCTTCATATATGATATTTTTTAATTATGATAATCTTTTCTTTAGAAAAGTATTTTATTTCTATTCTGAGCATGAATTAATTTCTGATTTACGTTATTTAAAAGAGAAAAAAACTCTTAAAGAAAATTTGGATTTGTTAGTTAAAGATTTTTTATTGGGTAATAGTAAAGGTTTTTATTTGCAATTTGGAACTAGGAATGTAAAGCTTTTATATTCTTTTATGAGTAATGATGTATATTTTATAAATCTTTCCAAAGAGTTTTATGATTCTTTTGAAAATGGTGGTTATAAGGATTCTGAGGAATTGAGGGTAAGTTTGTTTGTTAAATCTTTAAAAGAAACAATTAATTTTAACTATCCTAGAGATGTTAAAGAAATTTTTATTTTCATTGAGGGGTATATTTTGAATGTTTAA